One Saccharopolyspora erythraea NRRL 2338 genomic region harbors:
- a CDS encoding serine/threonine protein kinase, giving the protein MSEDLTGRRLGHYKIDAVLGRGGMSVMYRATDTRLGRKVALKVMGEHITGDAEFRERFVDEARNTSAIDHANIVPLYDFGEVDGMLYIAMRLVDGSDLASKIKDGPISAQRTLELLGQVAEALDMLHERNLVHLDLKPANVLVTSRESSSEHVYLADFGLTRRGATGHRTSSGDFLGSPTYAAPEHLRGEPVDGRTDLYALACMLFACLTGRPPFQGQVQEVIQGHLHGEPPKVTSLVVLPADIDDVLRRGMAKKADQRYSTCKGLITAAKAALSPVAGEGAGRRRTEAVPPGPPSGAVPVQQQPQQAYPPPPPVQQQPYPGPQQYQQQMPQTLPPPAGDPVRLRPPMPVGSSSFATKSGGSAKWVVPVLVVVALGVLVVLFVLMANSFGSGGGSTEPTSSRTSTYNSNNLPSEVPTIGD; this is encoded by the coding sequence GTGTCGGAAGACCTCACCGGGCGCCGTCTCGGCCACTACAAGATCGACGCAGTGCTCGGCCGCGGCGGTATGAGCGTGATGTACCGCGCCACCGATACGCGGCTCGGCCGCAAGGTCGCGCTCAAGGTCATGGGTGAGCACATCACCGGTGACGCCGAGTTCCGCGAGCGCTTCGTCGACGAGGCGCGCAACACCTCCGCGATCGACCACGCCAACATCGTGCCGCTGTACGACTTCGGCGAGGTCGACGGCATGCTCTACATCGCTATGCGGCTGGTGGACGGCTCCGACCTGGCCAGCAAGATCAAGGACGGGCCGATCTCGGCGCAGCGCACCCTCGAGCTGCTCGGGCAGGTCGCCGAGGCGCTGGACATGCTGCACGAGCGCAACCTCGTCCACCTCGACCTCAAGCCGGCCAACGTGCTGGTCACCTCGCGCGAGTCGTCCAGCGAGCACGTGTACCTGGCCGACTTCGGCCTCACCCGGCGCGGCGCCACCGGCCACCGCACCAGCAGCGGCGACTTCCTCGGCTCGCCGACCTACGCCGCGCCCGAGCACCTTCGCGGCGAGCCCGTCGACGGGCGCACCGACCTGTACGCGCTGGCCTGCATGCTCTTCGCGTGCCTGACCGGGCGCCCGCCCTTCCAGGGCCAGGTCCAGGAGGTCATCCAGGGCCACCTGCACGGAGAGCCGCCCAAGGTCACCTCGCTGGTGGTGCTGCCCGCCGACATCGACGACGTGCTGCGCCGGGGCATGGCCAAGAAGGCCGACCAGCGGTACTCGACCTGCAAGGGCCTGATCACCGCGGCCAAGGCGGCGCTGTCGCCGGTGGCCGGCGAGGGTGCCGGGCGCAGGCGGACCGAGGCCGTGCCGCCCGGCCCGCCGTCCGGTGCGGTGCCCGTGCAACAGCAGCCGCAGCAGGCGTACCCGCCTCCGCCGCCGGTGCAGCAGCAGCCCTACCCCGGGCCGCAGCAGTACCAGCAGCAGATGCCGCAGACCCTGCCGCCGCCCGCCGGCGACCCGGTCCGCCTGCGCCCGCCGATGCCGGTCGGCTCGTCGTCGTTCGCCACGAAGTCGGGCGGCTCGGCGAAGTGGGTCGTGCCGGTGCTGGTCGTGGTCGCGCTGGGCGTGCTCGTGGTGCTGTTCGTGCTG
- the glp gene encoding gephyrin-like molybdotransferase Glp has product MTDHRGVSNGTGTKRLTPVPEYQQRIAELLAPTPVEPRALEDCLGLALATDLTASIPLPPFDNSAMDGYAVRSVDLAGADEQNPVVLPVPEDVPAGRVQNPPLQPGTAHRIMTGAQVPPGADAVIPVERTDGGVTEVRAYAQVQPGAHIRRAGEDVASGATVLSAGTSLTPPQLGVAAAVGAERLPVHRPVRVLILSTGSELVAPGTPLEPGQIYESNGLMLASAVRAADADARLLRFVPDDVHAFHAVLSPHLDSTDLIITSGGVSAGAYEVVKDALSGNGVEFTKVAMQPGMPQGCGRYRGGPAVVALPGNPVSAMVSFEVFVRPVLRAAAGHSRTRREVRQATLTEELVAPAGKRQYRRAVFDPATGEVRTQGGTGSHLLTAMAAANCLLEIPEETTTLPEGSTVDVLLVD; this is encoded by the coding sequence ATGACCGATCATCGGGGCGTGTCGAACGGAACTGGAACCAAGCGGCTCACGCCGGTGCCCGAGTACCAGCAGCGCATCGCGGAGCTGCTCGCACCGACCCCGGTCGAGCCGCGTGCGCTGGAGGACTGCCTCGGGCTGGCCCTGGCCACCGACCTCACCGCGTCCATCCCGCTGCCGCCCTTCGACAACTCCGCGATGGACGGCTACGCGGTCCGTTCGGTCGACCTGGCGGGCGCCGACGAGCAGAACCCGGTCGTGCTGCCGGTTCCGGAGGACGTTCCCGCGGGCCGGGTGCAGAACCCGCCGCTGCAGCCCGGCACCGCGCACCGGATCATGACCGGCGCCCAGGTGCCGCCCGGAGCCGACGCCGTCATCCCGGTCGAGCGCACCGACGGCGGTGTCACCGAGGTCCGCGCGTACGCGCAGGTGCAGCCCGGTGCGCACATCCGCCGCGCGGGCGAGGACGTCGCGTCCGGCGCGACAGTGCTCAGCGCGGGTACCTCGCTCACGCCCCCGCAGCTCGGGGTGGCCGCGGCCGTCGGGGCCGAGCGGCTGCCGGTGCACCGGCCGGTGCGGGTGCTGATCCTGTCGACCGGCTCGGAGCTGGTGGCGCCCGGCACGCCGCTGGAGCCGGGGCAGATCTACGAGTCCAACGGCCTCATGCTCGCCTCGGCGGTGCGCGCCGCGGATGCGGACGCGCGGCTGCTGCGCTTCGTCCCGGACGACGTGCACGCCTTCCACGCCGTGCTGTCGCCGCACCTGGACTCCACCGACCTGATCATCACCTCCGGCGGCGTCAGCGCGGGTGCGTACGAGGTGGTCAAGGACGCCCTCAGCGGCAACGGCGTGGAGTTCACCAAGGTCGCGATGCAGCCGGGCATGCCGCAGGGCTGCGGCCGCTACCGCGGCGGCCCGGCGGTGGTGGCGCTGCCGGGCAACCCGGTCAGCGCGATGGTGTCCTTCGAGGTGTTCGTGCGTCCGGTGCTGCGCGCCGCCGCCGGGCACTCCCGCACCCGGCGCGAGGTCCGCCAGGCGACGCTGACCGAGGAGCTGGTCGCGCCGGCGGGCAAGCGCCAGTACCGGAGGGCGGTGTTCGACCCGGCGACCGGTGAGGTCCGGACGCAGGGCGGCACGGGTTCGCACCTGCTGACGGCGATGGCGGCGGCCAACTGCCTGCTGGAGATCCCGGAGGAGACGACCACGCTACCCGAGGGCTCCACAGTGGACGTGCTGCTGGTGGATTGA
- a CDS encoding cold-shock protein: MAVGTVKWFNSEKGYGFIATDGGSDVFVHYSAINMSGFRTLAEGDRVEFEVKAGRDGRSQADGVRKL; this comes from the coding sequence GTGGCGGTCGGCACGGTCAAATGGTTCAACTCGGAGAAGGGCTACGGGTTCATCGCCACTGACGGTGGATCCGATGTGTTCGTCCATTACTCCGCGATCAACATGTCCGGGTTCCGCACCCTAGCCGAGGGCGACCGGGTGGAATTCGAGGTGAAGGCGGGACGAGACGGTCGCAGCCAGGCTGACGGCGTTCGCAAGCTCTGA
- a CDS encoding TIGR00266 family protein — MQVRTRHTPSFGVARLLLAPGEPVQVESGAMLATSYGVTVESRAQGGFLKSLARAALGGESLYVSTYTAPQQGGWVDVAPNLPGDLNVIELDGRTGWCVTRGCWLASASTAQMETQWGGFQNLFGGEGGFMTHVAGHGPVVVSCYGALDVMTLQPGEFVTVDTGHVVAYADAVQTRLRQINQGIAQSLKSGEGLVFDFAGPGQVLTQTRNPRGLVSWLQANGLGSRS, encoded by the coding sequence GTGCAGGTACGTACCCGGCACACCCCGTCGTTCGGGGTCGCGCGGCTGCTGCTGGCGCCGGGGGAGCCGGTGCAGGTCGAGTCCGGGGCGATGCTCGCGACCAGCTACGGCGTGACGGTCGAGTCCCGCGCCCAGGGCGGCTTCCTGAAGTCGCTGGCGCGCGCCGCGCTCGGCGGCGAGTCGCTGTACGTGTCGACCTACACCGCGCCGCAGCAGGGCGGCTGGGTGGACGTGGCGCCGAACCTGCCCGGCGACCTCAACGTGATCGAGCTGGACGGGCGCACCGGCTGGTGCGTCACCCGGGGGTGCTGGCTGGCCTCGGCCAGCACCGCGCAGATGGAGACGCAGTGGGGCGGGTTCCAGAACCTCTTCGGCGGCGAGGGCGGGTTCATGACCCACGTCGCCGGGCACGGCCCGGTGGTCGTCTCCTGCTACGGCGCGCTGGACGTGATGACGCTGCAGCCGGGCGAGTTCGTCACCGTCGACACCGGCCACGTGGTGGCATATGCCGACGCGGTCCAGACCAGGCTGCGCCAGATCAATCAGGGAATCGCGCAGTCGCTCAAGAGCGGTGAGGGGCTCGTGTTCGATTTCGCCGGACCCGGGCAGGTGCTCACGCAGACGCGGAATCCGCGCGGACTGGTGAGCTGGCTCCAGGCGAACGGATTGGGCTCGCGTTCCTGA